Part of the Brevibacillus brevis genome is shown below.
TGACGGACTGCAGCAGATCAGCGAGCGAGCTGGCAATTTCATTCTGATGCTTGATATACTCCTCATACATCTCCTTGGCTTCCTCTTTTGAAATGTCCACCTCATCCGGAAGCTCGCCATCGGCCAGCCTTCGCAACAATTCCTGCATCGCCGTCGGCAGCCATTGCATAATCGTTTCCTTCTTGCTATGCGACGTCTGGGGAACGAGCTTCACCACTACGCCGGTCATTACTGCTTTGTAATAATTCCGGGCGAGCTCAGCAGACGGCTGAAGCGCGGTGAGCAGGCAGGCAAAATTGTTCAGTGGAGCTAATGCGTTTGGATCGCCCGCAGCCCCGCTGATCCGATTTACCATGAGGACAAATTGCGGAGAATTTGTAAGGACGTCGTACAGCTCCTTCGCCCATTTTTCGCCCCCATCCTGAATATAAGCTCGCAGACGCGGCTTGGCTCCTATATAAGCGTCCACAAATATGCCCTGATGCTGGATGTTGAAATCCTTGGATTGGGCAAGCCCTTCCTTCAGGAAGACGTCCAGCTTCTTAGCCTGTGCATCGTCAAGTCGATGGGAAGGTTTGTTCGCTCCATCGTATTGCTGGAACGATTTCGTGAGGTATGCTTTCGCAAACTGGGATTGATACCAGTGGAGGCTTTGCTTGACCAGCTCTTGCTGGTTCGGCTCCGAGATTACGGGAGGCTTCTGGCCGAAAAACTTGCTTAGCCATTCCCGCTGTGTGCCGTCCTGCCCCATCGCCCATTTCATATTGCGCATCAGCATGGAATTGCTGTCGTCATTAACTGATTGGTCCGGTAAAATCGTCATCAGTTCATTGATCGTCAGTTCCTCGGGCTGCGCAAGGACGTCTTCCGCGGCAATCGGTTCGAGCGAATGATGGGCGAAAAGCACGTTGTGCTGCACAGGCGAGGCCTTCCAGAATCGGACTGTGGTCTCCTTGAGCGATTCCGTATCCCTGCACAGCGCCTCAATGGTGCCAACACCTTCGGGGACGGGCGTATACATGTCGAATGCAATGCTTGCAGTCTTGTATAGCTGGTCAGCGAGTGAGCAAGCTTCATCATCCAGATTGATAGAAAGCACAGTCCTGCTTTCGTGATCAATTTTCCACGTCGTTTGATCGGTAATATCTTCTCCGCCCAGAAGGACCTTCGGAGCAGGGAGCGTGTCGCCCATTCCGAGTTGATAGGAAATGGTCAGTTCCAGACCTTCCTGCCAATCGTCGGCTGGCAAGGTGGAAGGCGAGGTTGCGGGCGGGTAGCTGCGCTTTGTGATCGTCGTTTTGTAGGTAACTGGTTTCACAACGGTTCCGAAGATATCGTGCTTGACCGCATCCTCATGCGTCGTTCCCTGGTACACGATGCCGTGAATTCTTTGTCCGCCGTCATGGATGTACAGGTGACCGCTTGAGTATCGTCCCTCTGATTGTTGAACCCACGTGATATGGTCTTCCGTAAATTTGGCAACATGAATAGGAGTTCGCCCGACAATGAGTGCGCCACGATCAAGGACAACCGTTTGCATAGACTCAATGGGGACAAACCCCTCGTCTGTCTGATAAGTCAGAATATGATAGCTGGCTCGAAGCTGTCCGGTGAATCGAGGGTTGCGTCGTTGATAAGTGAGGCGACGGATTTTCATCGGAACGATTCCTCCTATTTGTTCGAATTTCATTTTTTTGCAAAATCAGTAATATTCTATCATCAACAAGAATCGAAGTCTCTAAAAAAGAGAAGAAAAGCCACACTGCATTTGTTCCCTACGATCGTTGAAAAAACAGCAGCCTACTACCTCGGCTGCCGTTCTTCGTGTTCGGACCTTTTCCATTTTCACCCACGGCCGGCTCCCGTCCTCACGGTTGAGAAGGAATATGCTCCTGGATCAGCAGCATGGCAGCATGGTAGAAATGATCGGCGTTAAACGCGGATTTTTTCATATAGGCCATCATAATGGCCCCGCTGTGCAGCATTTCCAGCTGGGACGTGAGCGCATCGGGGTCTTTCGCTCCCGCTTCTGCCGCCATTTGCTTGATCTCGCTCCAGATATGGCCGCGGCACTCAATCGCTGCGGCATGGGCAGGATGTCCGTTGTCGGGAAACTCCACAGCGGTATTCATATAGGGACATCCCCGAAAATCGGGCTCCTTCATGCGCTCGGCCACGGAGTGGAGAAGAAAGCGCAGTTGTTCGAGCGGATGGTGCGGAAAACGGAGCCGCGCTTCCTCGATCCGTACCAGGCTTCGAGGAAGGCGTTGTTCCAAAAAAGCGACGATCAGGTCGTCTTTTGTGGCGAAATGGCGGTAAAAGCTGGCT
Proteins encoded:
- a CDS encoding helix-turn-helix domain-containing protein, whose protein sequence is MDKKESAKERILHVASELFYQEGIRAVGIDRIIAESGVAKASFYRHFATKDDLIVAFLEQRLPRSLVRIEEARLRFPHHPLEQLRFLLHSVAERMKEPDFRGCPYMNTAVEFPDNGHPAHAAAIECRGHIWSEIKQMAAEAGAKDPDALTSQLEMLHSGAIMMAYMKKSAFNADHFYHAAMLLIQEHIPSQP